The proteins below are encoded in one region of Bremerella sp. P1:
- a CDS encoding DUF1559 domain-containing protein: protein MHYSIKDTDIVSKQKKAGFTLVELLVVIAIIGVLVALLLPAVQQAREAARRMQCTNNLKQLALATHNHHDTFNSMPVSSQNTDFAPGGRYRWGWGSLILPFIEQTALYELCQQQKSAAWGMSDANRVAAYTTPLEAFMCPSCPVDPNAPNGLYVTASWDTMQFSKSNYLANGGLCSTWGSSANGKRAYMGPWVKCSKQGLNFASITDGLSNTILLGEGGGKAADPADDDRMPGLWGGTTNDRNAQPELVRHTFKKLNSGETTAFGSYHPGGANFALCDGSVRFLPETINSNNVGQNWGYSHDDSARVAQVEQAVRDGVNASSFSNRLGIYQMLSIRDDAGVLGDF, encoded by the coding sequence ATGCACTACTCGATCAAAGACACTGACATCGTTTCGAAACAGAAGAAGGCTGGTTTCACGCTCGTGGAACTTTTGGTGGTGATTGCCATCATCGGCGTCTTGGTTGCTCTCTTGTTGCCGGCCGTTCAGCAGGCACGCGAGGCAGCACGACGCATGCAATGCACCAACAACTTGAAGCAACTGGCTCTGGCGACTCACAACCATCACGACACCTTCAACAGCATGCCGGTTTCGAGCCAGAACACCGACTTCGCTCCTGGCGGACGTTATCGCTGGGGCTGGGGATCGCTGATTCTGCCATTCATCGAGCAGACGGCTCTCTACGAACTGTGCCAACAGCAGAAGTCGGCTGCCTGGGGTATGAGCGATGCGAACCGGGTCGCCGCTTACACGACCCCGCTCGAAGCTTTCATGTGCCCATCGTGCCCGGTCGATCCGAATGCACCCAACGGCCTGTATGTCACGGCGTCGTGGGACACCATGCAATTCAGCAAGTCGAACTACCTGGCCAACGGCGGCCTCTGCAGTACCTGGGGTTCGTCCGCCAACGGCAAACGCGCCTATATGGGACCGTGGGTCAAATGCTCGAAGCAAGGGCTCAATTTCGCCTCGATCACCGATGGCCTGTCCAACACAATCCTGCTGGGTGAAGGGGGAGGCAAAGCGGCCGATCCTGCTGACGATGACCGCATGCCTGGCTTGTGGGGTGGAACCACCAACGATCGCAACGCCCAGCCGGAACTGGTTCGACATACCTTCAAGAAGCTGAACTCCGGCGAAACGACCGCGTTTGGCAGCTATCACCCAGGCGGTGCCAACTTCGCCCTCTGCGACGGTTCGGTTCGATTCCTGCCGGAAACGATCAACTCGAATAACGTCGGACAGAACTGGGGATACAGCCATGACGACAGCGCTCGCGTCGCCCAAGTCGAACAGGCAGTCCGAGACGGCGTGAACGCATCGAGTTTTTCCAATCGCTTGGGCATCTATCAAATGCTCAGCATCCGCGACGATGCTGGCGTGCTGGGCGATTTCTAA
- a CDS encoding MBL fold metallo-hydrolase has translation MTIHFEVLGEPGRDNALYVTIDTGQSVHRLLFDCGDGVLDLVSLSDIQHVEALFFSHFHFDHIAGFDFFFRLNWYRHENPVNILGPAETQRVIPHRLQGVTWNLVEGLSGEIHVASLDGDEVHTATYHVQDGFQQPRKRRSEPFTGVIYRSDAFEVVAVPLPHGTTSLGYIVREFDKKNVDMHALEAKGMKPGPWLQAVKDAHRPDAETIETQDGMKTLGELREAILVTQAGDSIAYLTDFYLDNPSTKERLITQLKNCRVLVCENNYADADRDLAVKNFHMTSSDVGQLAAEIQPEQLILFHLSDRYTQPQWQGQLHEVRQHFPKAQFPKRWAERFALSSEDER, from the coding sequence ATGACAATTCACTTTGAAGTGCTTGGCGAACCAGGCCGCGATAACGCGCTGTATGTCACCATCGACACGGGACAATCGGTTCATCGCCTCTTATTCGATTGCGGCGATGGCGTGCTGGACTTGGTCTCGCTTTCGGATATTCAGCATGTCGAAGCCCTCTTCTTTTCTCACTTTCACTTCGATCACATCGCCGGCTTCGATTTCTTCTTTCGGCTGAACTGGTATCGTCACGAAAATCCAGTAAACATTCTCGGCCCCGCCGAAACGCAAAGGGTCATTCCTCATCGGCTTCAAGGAGTCACCTGGAATCTGGTGGAAGGACTTTCTGGCGAGATCCACGTGGCTAGTCTCGATGGCGACGAGGTCCACACCGCAACCTACCACGTCCAGGATGGTTTTCAGCAACCACGTAAGCGAAGAAGCGAACCCTTCACCGGAGTAATCTATCGTTCCGATGCCTTCGAGGTGGTTGCCGTCCCGCTGCCTCATGGAACGACAAGCCTTGGATACATTGTCCGCGAGTTCGACAAAAAAAATGTCGACATGCACGCCCTGGAAGCCAAGGGCATGAAGCCGGGCCCGTGGCTCCAGGCCGTCAAGGATGCCCATCGCCCTGATGCTGAAACCATCGAGACCCAAGACGGAATGAAGACCCTTGGAGAATTGCGTGAAGCGATTCTGGTCACCCAAGCCGGCGACAGCATCGCTTACCTGACCGATTTCTATTTAGACAATCCATCAACAAAAGAGCGATTAATCACCCAGCTCAAGAATTGTCGAGTGCTTGTTTGCGAAAACAACTACGCCGATGCCGATCGGGATCTGGCCGTCAAGAACTTCCACATGACCTCGTCCGATGTGGGGCAACTCGCCGCTGAAATCCAACCAGAACAACTCATTCTCTTTCACCTTTCCGATCGCTACACCCAGCCGCAGTGGCAAGGCCAATTACACGAAGTCCGGCAACACTTCCCCAAGGCCCAATTCCCCAAGCGATGGGCAGAGCGTTTTGCGTTGTCGTCAGAAGATGAGCGATGA
- the proC gene encoding pyrroline-5-carboxylate reductase — protein MSTNSPRVGFLGAGQMALAMAHGFVARGGIPGANILAADPFEQARTRFEKEISGAKTTDNNQEVIDQSDVVILAVKPQMMADAAKSLSKVPSKCLLISIAAGVTLKRLNSLFSTERVIRVMPNTPCLVGLSACAFSANEGFAPEDFELTQTLLESTGIAFQVPEKQLDAVTGLSGSGPAFVYMMIEAMSDAGVRQGLPRAIALQLAAQTVKGAAEMVLATGQHPAALKDNVTSPGGTTIAGVHELDKKGFRGAIIDAISAAAERSRELGQD, from the coding sequence ATGTCAACGAATTCACCCCGCGTGGGTTTTCTCGGTGCCGGCCAGATGGCCTTGGCCATGGCGCATGGCTTTGTCGCTCGCGGCGGTATCCCCGGGGCGAACATCCTGGCCGCCGATCCGTTTGAGCAAGCCCGAACTCGTTTCGAGAAAGAGATTTCCGGAGCCAAGACGACCGACAACAACCAAGAGGTCATCGACCAGAGCGATGTCGTCATTCTTGCGGTCAAACCGCAGATGATGGCCGATGCGGCCAAGTCGCTGAGCAAGGTCCCCAGCAAGTGCCTGCTGATCTCGATTGCGGCGGGAGTCACCCTAAAGCGGCTAAATTCGCTATTTTCCACCGAGCGAGTCATTCGCGTCATGCCCAACACGCCGTGCCTGGTGGGGCTGTCGGCTTGCGCTTTCTCCGCAAATGAAGGCTTCGCCCCTGAAGACTTCGAGCTGACTCAAACCTTGCTCGAGTCGACCGGGATCGCCTTTCAGGTCCCGGAAAAGCAGTTGGACGCGGTCACGGGCCTGTCAGGCAGCGGCCCGGCGTTTGTCTACATGATGATCGAAGCGATGAGCGATGCTGGCGTCCGGCAAGGCTTGCCGCGGGCCATCGCGTTGCAGTTGGCAGCACAAACCGTAAAGGGTGCCGCTGAAATGGTTTTGGCGACTGGGCAGCATCCGGCGGCACTGAAAGACAACGTAACCAGCCCCGGCGGGACGACGATTGCCGGCGTGCATGAGCTCGACAAAAAGGGCTTCCGCGGAGCAATTATCGACGCGATTTCGGCCGCCGCCGAGCGTTCTCGAGAATTAGGGCAGGATTGA
- the ettA gene encoding energy-dependent translational throttle protein EttA, producing MSKKYIFQMEQLTKKIGPREILKEVWLAFYPGAKIGVLGRNGAGKSTLLKIMAGIDKEFDGEARLSDGFTVGYLPQEPQLDESKNVLENVEEAVAERRGLLTRFNEITGKLGEDLPEDEMNALYEEMGVLQDKIEATNSWELDREIEIAMNAMNLPDPESGVTNLSGGERRRVALCQLLLRKPDLLLLDEPTNHLDAESILWLEHHLAAYPGTIVAVTHDRYFLDNVAGWILELDRGKGIPFEGNYSSWLEQKQKRLAVEEKQSEARQKTLEKELEWIRSSAKAKQSKGKARINAYEKLVAEQYEDQPDEFEIQIPSGKRLGDQVIDVKNVNKGFGDRLLVEDLNFRLPPGGIVGIIGPNGAGKTTLFRMLTGQDTPDSGEIVIGDTVELGYVDQSRDALDAEKTVFQEISGGHDTIELGKRKINARAYVSRFNFKGPDQEKKVGVLSGGERNRVHLATLLRRGSNVLLLDEPTNDLDVDTLRALEEAILNYAGCVVVTSHDRWFLDRIATHILAFEGDGYVHWCEGNFDTYERQRKERLGVSADEPHRFKYKKLQR from the coding sequence ATGAGCAAGAAATACATCTTCCAGATGGAGCAGTTGACCAAGAAGATTGGTCCGCGCGAGATATTAAAGGAAGTCTGGCTAGCATTCTATCCAGGCGCAAAAATTGGAGTTCTTGGCCGAAATGGTGCCGGAAAATCAACTCTGTTGAAGATCATGGCCGGCATCGACAAAGAATTTGACGGAGAAGCCCGTCTTAGCGATGGGTTTACGGTAGGCTATCTTCCGCAAGAACCGCAGCTCGACGAGAGTAAGAATGTCCTGGAGAACGTCGAGGAAGCCGTCGCCGAACGACGTGGCTTGCTCACGCGATTCAACGAAATTACCGGCAAATTAGGCGAAGATTTGCCGGAAGACGAGATGAACGCCCTCTACGAAGAGATGGGCGTTTTGCAGGATAAGATCGAAGCGACCAACAGCTGGGAGCTCGATCGCGAAATCGAAATCGCGATGAACGCGATGAACCTGCCGGATCCCGAGTCTGGCGTCACGAACCTGTCTGGTGGTGAACGCCGCCGTGTGGCTTTGTGCCAGTTACTGCTTCGCAAGCCTGACCTGCTGCTGCTGGACGAACCAACGAACCACTTGGACGCCGAATCGATTCTGTGGCTCGAGCATCACCTGGCCGCGTACCCCGGCACGATCGTCGCCGTGACCCACGATCGTTACTTCCTGGACAACGTAGCCGGCTGGATTCTGGAACTCGACCGCGGCAAGGGCATTCCATTCGAAGGCAATTACTCTTCGTGGCTGGAACAGAAGCAAAAGCGTCTGGCCGTCGAAGAGAAGCAAAGCGAAGCCCGCCAGAAGACCTTGGAGAAGGAACTGGAGTGGATCCGCTCTTCCGCCAAGGCAAAGCAGTCCAAGGGTAAGGCCCGTATCAACGCCTACGAGAAGTTGGTCGCCGAGCAGTACGAAGATCAGCCGGACGAATTTGAAATCCAGATCCCCTCGGGCAAGCGTCTGGGCGATCAGGTCATCGACGTGAAGAACGTCAACAAAGGCTTCGGCGATCGGCTGCTGGTCGAAGACCTCAACTTCCGCCTGCCGCCGGGCGGGATCGTCGGCATCATCGGTCCCAACGGTGCCGGTAAGACCACGCTGTTCCGTATGCTGACCGGCCAAGATACGCCTGACTCGGGCGAAATCGTCATCGGTGATACGGTTGAGCTCGGCTACGTCGATCAGTCGCGTGACGCGCTCGACGCGGAGAAGACCGTCTTCCAGGAGATCAGCGGCGGTCACGATACGATCGAGCTTGGTAAACGTAAGATCAACGCCCGGGCATACGTCTCCCGCTTCAATTTCAAAGGCCCGGACCAGGAAAAGAAGGTCGGCGTGCTTTCTGGTGGTGAACGCAACCGCGTGCACCTGGCGACGCTTCTGCGACGCGGCTCGAACGTCCTGCTGTTGGACGAACCGACGAACGACTTGGACGTCGACACGCTGCGTGCTTTGGAAGAAGCCATTTTGAACTATGCGGGCTGCGTGGTCGTCACGAGCCACGATCGCTGGTTCTTGGATCGAATTGCAACGCATATCCTGGCCTTCGAAGGCGATGGCTACGTCCACTGGTGCGAAGGAAACTTCGATACCTACGAACGTCAGCGGAAAGAACGATTGGGAGTCAGCGCTGACGAGCCCCATCGATTCAAGTACAAGAAGTTGCAGCGCTAA
- the guaA gene encoding glutamine-hydrolyzing GMP synthase has product MPDTASVSSSPANDIYSERVLVLDFGSQYAQLIARRVREQHVYCEIVRHDITAERIKELAPKGIILSGGPSSVYEPDAPKCDPGIFDLDIPILGICYGMQLMCDRFGGKVRNASAREYGHAHIKINDAKDLLAGLPDETDVWMSHGDQVEQISGLFRPLASTRTCPVAAMRHVEHAQYGIQFHPEVTHTPLGSQILRNFVITICGCEGTWKLGDFARETIARIREEVGDARVICGLSGGVDSSVVAALLYRAIGDQLSCILVDNGLLRKDEEGAVISEFSSHFKTDLHVVNAKERFLTKLAGVTDPQEKRKIIGYEFIECFKEEATKIKDAKFLAQGTLYPDVIESGAAQDGPAAVIKLHHNVGGLPKELGFDLVEPLRDLFKDEVRKLGIELGLPEDIVWRHPFPGPGLAVRCLGEVNEEKLAVLREADAIVVNEIKSANLYRSTSQCFAVLLPVQSVGVMGDARTYDNAVCVRCVDTDDFMTATWSDLPYEVLARISTRIINEVKGVNRVCYDISTKPPATIEWE; this is encoded by the coding sequence ATGCCTGATACCGCCTCCGTCAGTTCCTCGCCGGCCAACGACATCTACTCGGAACGCGTGCTCGTTCTCGACTTCGGGTCGCAGTATGCCCAGTTGATTGCTCGCCGCGTGCGGGAACAGCACGTCTACTGCGAAATCGTGCGGCACGATATTACCGCCGAGCGGATCAAAGAGTTGGCTCCCAAGGGAATCATCCTCTCAGGCGGGCCTTCCAGCGTGTACGAGCCAGACGCTCCGAAGTGCGACCCAGGCATCTTTGACCTCGACATTCCGATCCTGGGCATCTGCTACGGCATGCAGCTGATGTGCGATCGGTTTGGCGGCAAGGTGCGAAACGCCTCGGCCCGCGAATATGGCCACGCCCACATCAAAATCAACGACGCCAAAGACCTGCTGGCCGGCCTGCCCGACGAAACCGACGTGTGGATGAGCCACGGTGACCAGGTCGAGCAGATCAGCGGCCTGTTCCGCCCGTTGGCTTCGACCCGCACGTGCCCCGTGGCCGCGATGCGTCACGTCGAGCACGCCCAATACGGCATCCAGTTCCACCCGGAAGTCACCCACACGCCGCTGGGCAGCCAGATCCTGCGAAACTTCGTCATCACCATCTGTGGCTGCGAAGGGACCTGGAAGCTGGGTGACTTCGCCCGCGAAACGATTGCCCGGATTCGCGAAGAAGTGGGCGATGCTCGCGTCATTTGCGGCTTGTCTGGCGGGGTCGACTCGTCGGTGGTAGCCGCCCTGCTCTACCGAGCAATCGGCGATCAACTGTCCTGTATTTTGGTAGACAACGGCCTTTTGCGGAAAGACGAAGAAGGTGCCGTTATTTCCGAGTTTTCCTCGCATTTCAAGACCGACCTGCACGTCGTGAATGCGAAGGAACGCTTCCTGACGAAGCTGGCCGGCGTGACCGATCCGCAGGAAAAACGGAAGATTATCGGCTACGAATTCATCGAGTGTTTCAAGGAAGAAGCGACCAAGATCAAGGACGCCAAGTTCCTCGCTCAAGGGACGCTTTATCCCGACGTGATCGAGAGTGGCGCGGCTCAGGACGGCCCGGCCGCGGTGATCAAGCTGCACCACAACGTGGGCGGGCTGCCCAAGGAACTGGGCTTCGATCTAGTCGAGCCACTGCGTGACTTGTTCAAGGACGAAGTTCGCAAGCTGGGTATCGAACTGGGCCTGCCGGAAGACATCGTCTGGCGGCATCCTTTCCCGGGTCCTGGCCTGGCCGTGCGTTGCCTGGGCGAGGTGAACGAGGAAAAATTGGCCGTTCTGCGTGAAGCAGACGCGATTGTAGTGAACGAGATCAAGTCGGCGAACCTGTACCGGTCGACCTCGCAGTGCTTTGCGGTGCTGCTGCCGGTGCAAAGCGTGGGCGTGATGGGCGATGCCCGGACCTACGACAACGCCGTATGCGTCCGCTGCGTGGATACGGACGACTTCATGACCGCGACCTGGAGCGACCTCCCCTATGAGGTGCTAGCAAGGATCTCGACGCGAATCATCAACGAGGTCAAAGGGGTGAATCGCGTGTGCTACGACATCAGCACGAAGCCCCCAGCAACGATCGAGTGGGAATAA
- a CDS encoding HEAT repeat domain-containing protein, whose translation MTQEEQATIDRFNADNWAMLYRCRWSPEDADQVVPQLLELLKSKDPEIQQESLRALFRIGTPAAPAANQVAELTCSNVPMTKRLAVLAIGQIAYELPEVCVGPVAATLSDPECCRDALRILKYIGEAAAGALDKVKPLLSNPDAKVRRDAVKALAKMNAADPQVIDLIREATNDGSKIVREASSKCLKSIGKR comes from the coding sequence ATGACCCAAGAAGAGCAAGCAACGATTGATCGTTTCAACGCCGACAACTGGGCAATGCTTTATCGCTGCCGTTGGTCGCCGGAGGATGCCGATCAGGTCGTCCCGCAATTGCTGGAACTGCTGAAAAGCAAGGATCCCGAGATCCAGCAAGAGTCGCTCCGAGCACTCTTTCGCATTGGGACACCCGCCGCCCCAGCCGCCAACCAAGTCGCAGAATTGACCTGTAGCAACGTGCCGATGACCAAGCGTCTGGCCGTACTTGCGATCGGCCAGATCGCCTATGAATTGCCGGAGGTTTGCGTCGGTCCTGTCGCGGCAACCCTGAGCGATCCCGAGTGCTGCCGAGATGCCCTGCGCATCCTGAAATACATTGGCGAAGCTGCGGCCGGCGCACTGGATAAAGTGAAACCACTGCTCTCAAACCCCGATGCCAAGGTTCGAAGGGACGCCGTCAAAGCCCTCGCCAAAATGAATGCCGCCGACCCACAAGTTATCGACCTGATCCGCGAGGCCACCAACGACGGTAGCAAGATCGTACGCGAAGCTTCCAGCAAGTGCTTGAAGAGCATTGGGAAAAGGTGA
- a CDS encoding bacteriocin immunity protein codes for MNRQDLIAMINQILDPDENTSSEDIDRLLEEFISSIKHPGGSDLIYYPENWGLNSCASAEDIANEAMSWAPRVVSMKVSYARPHPNRDDLICYGVEIEGHIQTQVVSSLTLKPRENCAVALSGVRLPDGSTVQHVFVDQAFSAGVILGRTGQPVGMELAPPQ; via the coding sequence ATGAATCGACAAGACTTGATTGCGATGATTAATCAAATCCTTGACCCAGACGAAAATACGTCTTCCGAGGACATTGATCGCCTACTCGAGGAATTCATCAGCTCAATTAAGCACCCAGGCGGTTCCGATCTCATCTACTATCCAGAGAACTGGGGGCTTAACTCTTGCGCATCAGCGGAAGATATTGCGAACGAAGCAATGTCCTGGGCGCCGAGGGTCGTATCGATGAAGGTTTCTTATGCACGTCCCCATCCCAATCGAGACGACCTGATCTGTTACGGCGTCGAAATTGAAGGACACATCCAAACGCAGGTCGTGAGTTCACTTACACTGAAACCAAGGGAAAACTGTGCCGTCGCACTTTCCGGTGTTCGCTTACCCGATGGGTCTACCGTCCAGCATGTCTTCGTTGATCAAGCCTTCAGTGCTGGTGTGATATTAGGTCGGACGGGGCAACCGGTCGGCATGGAACTTGCGCCGCCCCAATAA
- a CDS encoding caspase family protein, translating into MKFALIIAVEEYADSRMQRVRFAESDAGAFSAVLEKHGFDAADRVTLINDQATHQSIQSRLQRTVKSLLEDDQLYVYFSGYGFSKKGANYLTCYDTDPDDLANTSIKLSWMFEQFEESDCRKIVLLLDSSESGMLDTQDLRYNYAAFKDAKLKAFFNSSSHCVCFAACKSGQTSHTSPALRHGIWAHHLVEALGGKAPAALVNNTQLTSASLQKYLKRCVPQTLSTLFTTKKDQTPWFAGNGELPLVDMTELFDQRSEAASQSNGQVKNVTLLARRTMRVQDLAGFQRGKHSKPARADSLAEKFIAKIAQEEIDADINHVFQSLRQQFKFKRADMNVSNQGDGTATIITPYFNYSITVHLAAEDPSKVIWLRMVDAIKEPEKLFSDRFAAIFADVFDTVTFEPAEPIDLPQLIDRLEDLEDDRLIVDYDPGVTFCSLSIDGIDGQITVTSDLWSIVHEKANTPKSLLAALFTIEEKFVDQHDVRLISFLDTPAG; encoded by the coding sequence GTGAAGTTTGCCCTTATCATCGCGGTTGAAGAGTACGCGGACTCGCGGATGCAACGTGTTCGTTTTGCGGAGTCGGATGCCGGCGCGTTTTCAGCCGTTTTGGAAAAGCATGGGTTTGACGCGGCAGACCGTGTCACCCTGATCAACGATCAGGCCACGCACCAGTCGATCCAGTCGCGTCTGCAACGCACTGTCAAGAGCTTGCTGGAAGACGATCAGCTTTATGTCTATTTCTCCGGGTACGGATTCTCGAAAAAAGGTGCGAACTACCTCACGTGTTACGACACCGATCCGGATGATCTTGCCAATACCAGTATCAAGCTCAGTTGGATGTTCGAGCAATTCGAGGAATCGGACTGTCGAAAGATCGTTCTGCTGCTCGACTCGAGTGAAAGCGGCATGCTGGACACGCAAGATCTGCGATACAACTATGCGGCATTCAAAGATGCGAAGCTCAAGGCGTTTTTTAATTCGAGCTCGCACTGTGTTTGTTTTGCCGCATGCAAGTCCGGTCAGACATCTCACACCAGCCCGGCGCTACGCCACGGCATCTGGGCACATCACCTGGTGGAAGCACTTGGCGGCAAGGCTCCCGCGGCGCTGGTCAATAACACGCAGCTGACATCAGCGTCGCTGCAGAAGTACTTGAAACGCTGCGTACCGCAAACGCTGAGTACCCTCTTCACGACGAAGAAAGACCAAACGCCCTGGTTTGCCGGAAACGGAGAGCTTCCCCTGGTCGATATGACGGAACTCTTCGACCAACGAAGCGAAGCCGCCAGTCAATCCAATGGCCAGGTCAAAAACGTCACGCTCCTGGCGCGGCGTACCATGCGCGTGCAAGATCTTGCTGGTTTTCAGCGTGGCAAACACTCCAAGCCTGCCCGTGCCGACAGCCTGGCCGAGAAGTTCATCGCCAAGATCGCGCAGGAAGAGATCGACGCCGATATCAACCACGTATTCCAGTCCCTCCGCCAGCAGTTCAAGTTTAAGCGGGCCGACATGAACGTCTCTAACCAGGGGGACGGAACGGCCACGATCATTACGCCGTACTTCAACTACTCCATAACCGTTCATCTCGCCGCTGAGGATCCGTCGAAGGTCATTTGGTTGCGGATGGTCGACGCGATCAAAGAGCCTGAAAAGCTATTCAGCGACCGGTTCGCCGCCATCTTCGCCGACGTGTTCGACACCGTGACCTTCGAGCCCGCCGAGCCGATCGATTTGCCGCAATTGATCGACCGGTTAGAAGACCTTGAGGACGACCGCCTGATCGTCGACTACGATCCCGGCGTGACCTTCTGTAGCCTGAGCATCGACGGTATCGACGGCCAGATCACCGTGACTTCCGACCTGTGGTCGATTGTCCACGAAAAAGCAAACACCCCCAAGTCACTACTGGCGGCCCTTTTCACTATCGAGGAAAAGTTCGTCGATCAACACGACGTGCGGCTGATCTCGTTTCTCGACACGCCAGCTGGATGA
- a CDS encoding LolA family protein has protein sequence MNETPNQNHEPAHDPVDLAVQALLREEVPAGPSPEVVSQLLSRISGEVELTSQDKLSPTHSRRFTGMKITASIALFVMVGLIVFSAINPSKAVAFEQVAREILKIETLSFEISTLFDHGDGKPRESGSGKCITKLPGLVRMEMPNDVYSILDFQADKMLMVIPETKTAMLMEDYSNYGKYENPAQFILRMQDHLRRAEQNNNFNDITYEKLGEKEIAKQRVVGFRVLNPVGPDGELWSLDGKQVIFQTIDIWADIETGHPIEIVYNVRLDEHNQVTSTYKNLKYNQPLDPQLFSQEVPEGYTVIGPDLPKPNLDEVRNITDEYPSKANMPAEDENRVVTAEDGRKLDKAYDIGALIRKEHGIVCHPYISIADGTARIELDVTDRQADYESLVPEIIKLESIQSFPGKLVLKFVAHRDDLLETLAKYDAKTGQRID, from the coding sequence ATGAACGAAACCCCGAACCAAAATCACGAGCCAGCCCACGACCCGGTCGACTTGGCCGTGCAAGCGTTGCTTCGCGAAGAAGTGCCCGCCGGTCCTTCGCCCGAGGTCGTATCGCAACTGTTAAGCCGCATCAGCGGAGAAGTTGAACTTACCAGCCAAGACAAGTTGTCCCCCACCCACTCCAGGAGATTTACTGGTATGAAGATTACCGCTTCGATTGCTCTGTTCGTCATGGTTGGCTTGATCGTCTTCAGCGCGATTAACCCCTCGAAGGCCGTGGCATTCGAGCAAGTTGCCCGAGAGATCCTCAAGATCGAGACTCTCAGCTTCGAGATCAGTACGCTCTTTGATCACGGCGATGGCAAGCCGCGTGAAAGCGGCAGCGGCAAGTGCATCACCAAGCTGCCTGGCCTGGTGCGGATGGAAATGCCCAACGACGTCTACTCGATCCTTGACTTCCAAGCCGACAAGATGCTGATGGTCATCCCGGAGACAAAGACCGCGATGCTCATGGAGGATTATTCGAACTACGGGAAGTACGAAAACCCGGCGCAGTTCATCCTTCGAATGCAGGACCATCTGCGACGAGCCGAACAGAACAACAACTTCAACGATATCACGTACGAAAAACTGGGTGAGAAAGAGATCGCCAAGCAGCGCGTGGTCGGATTCCGCGTTCTCAACCCGGTCGGCCCCGACGGCGAACTGTGGTCGCTGGACGGCAAGCAGGTCATCTTCCAGACGATCGACATCTGGGCCGACATCGAGACAGGCCATCCGATCGAAATCGTCTACAACGTACGTCTCGACGAACATAACCAGGTAACCAGTACCTACAAGAACCTGAAATACAATCAGCCGCTCGATCCTCAGCTCTTTTCGCAGGAAGTTCCCGAGGGTTACACGGTCATTGGCCCGGATCTCCCCAAGCCGAACCTAGACGAGGTCCGGAATATTACGGACGAATATCCCAGCAAGGCCAACATGCCAGCCGAGGATGAGAACCGTGTGGTCACGGCAGAAGATGGCCGCAAACTGGACAAGGCATACGACATCGGAGCCCTGATCCGAAAAGAGCACGGCATCGTGTGCCATCCCTACATCAGCATCGCCGACGGTACGGCCCGAATTGAGCTGGACGTAACCGATCGCCAGGCAGACTACGAGTCGCTCGTACCGGAGATCATCAAGCTCGAATCGATTCAGTCATTCCCTGGCAAACTCGTACTCAAGTTCGTAGCCCACCGCGACGACCTCCTCGAGACCCTCGCGAAGTACGACGCCAAGACCGGGCAGCGAATTGATTGA
- a CDS encoding RNA polymerase sigma factor has product MDSIDWPGIIRLQGPLVWKTAYRLVGNAEDANDCFQETFADAVRQSQRQVVENWPRFLVQIATRRAIDLLRQRESRQRRQDAWAEQAIRDQAGHDPSTQAADRDLVEHLREQLADLPEQHALIFSLRYFQEWSDNEIAEHLGLKSGNVRVLLHRIRERLRQRLTEDDSNSKLRTNP; this is encoded by the coding sequence ATGGACTCGATCGACTGGCCAGGCATCATACGGCTTCAAGGCCCCCTGGTCTGGAAGACGGCCTATCGCTTGGTCGGCAACGCCGAAGACGCCAATGACTGCTTCCAGGAAACCTTTGCCGATGCCGTTCGCCAAAGCCAACGACAAGTCGTTGAGAACTGGCCGAGGTTCCTGGTGCAAATCGCAACTCGACGTGCGATCGATCTACTACGCCAGCGTGAAAGCCGCCAACGCCGGCAGGATGCCTGGGCGGAACAAGCCATCCGCGATCAGGCAGGCCATGACCCATCCACCCAGGCTGCCGATCGCGATTTGGTCGAACACTTGCGAGAGCAACTCGCCGATTTGCCTGAGCAGCATGCGTTGATCTTTTCTTTGCGTTACTTCCAAGAGTGGTCGGACAACGAGATCGCCGAGCACTTAGGCCTCAAATCGGGCAACGTACGTGTTCTCCTGCATCGGATCCGTGAACGGCTGCGTCAGCGCCTCACTGAAGACGACAGCAATTCAAAGTTGAGGACCAATCCATGA